The following are encoded in a window of Thiohalobacter sp. IOR34 genomic DNA:
- the rlmB gene encoding 23S rRNA (guanosine(2251)-2'-O)-methyltransferase RlmB, with product MAADEWIYGLHAVEALLRRDPGRIRRLRLQQGREDARLRALQERAGAAGVPLERVERRLLDESLGGARHQGVAAEVRPQPLRGERELPAFLAGLEAPLFLLVLDGVTDPHNLGACLRSADAAGVQAVILPRDKAVGLTPVVRKVACGAAETLPVFQVTNLARALRVLRDAGLWIYGAAGEAEQSLYQTDLRGPLALVLGSEGRGLRRLTREHCDALLRIPMHGSVASLNVSVAAGVMLFEACRQRES from the coding sequence GTGGCGGCTGACGAGTGGATCTATGGCCTGCACGCCGTCGAGGCGCTGCTGCGCCGTGATCCCGGGCGCATCCGCCGCCTGCGCCTGCAGCAGGGGCGGGAGGATGCGCGGCTGCGGGCATTGCAGGAACGGGCCGGGGCGGCCGGCGTGCCGCTGGAGCGGGTCGAGCGCCGGCTGTTGGACGAGAGCCTGGGTGGCGCCCGCCACCAGGGGGTGGCTGCCGAGGTGCGGCCACAGCCGCTGCGCGGTGAGCGCGAACTGCCGGCCTTCCTTGCGGGGCTGGAAGCGCCGCTCTTCCTGCTGGTGCTGGACGGGGTGACCGATCCGCACAATCTGGGGGCCTGCCTGCGCAGCGCCGATGCTGCCGGGGTGCAGGCGGTGATCCTGCCGCGGGATAAGGCAGTCGGCCTGACCCCGGTGGTGCGCAAGGTGGCCTGCGGTGCGGCCGAGACACTGCCGGTGTTCCAGGTGACCAACCTGGCGCGCGCGCTGCGGGTCCTGCGCGATGCCGGGCTGTGGATCTACGGTGCCGCCGGCGAGGCCGAGCAGAGCCTCTACCAGACCGATCTGCGCGGCCCGCTGGCCCTGGTGCTGGGCAGCGAGGGCCGGGGGCTGCGGCGCCTGACCCGCGAGCACTGCGACGCCCTGCTGCGCATCCCGATGCACGGCAGCGTGGCCAGCCTCAACGTTTCGGTGGCGGCCGGGGTGATGCTGTTCGAGGCCTGCCGCCAGCGCGAATCCTGA
- a CDS encoding OmpA family protein gives MKSSAFIMKRKRIRPVLSVLLAALLAGCAADDPNRRAKTGAAVGAVVGAVVGHQLDRDSGRFVGAAVGALAGGMVGNYMDQQQREFEAQLEAERRQHQIEVQRLKDQSLKIDIASEVSFDFDSARLKSAFLPTLDKVAEILKRYDQTLVHVIGHTDSIGSEAYNQRLSERRAQSVVDYLVSRGVPRQRLHAEGRGEREPRASNATAAGRQLNRRVELIVKPVVEGREEEAYRAPAPAGR, from the coding sequence ATGAAGTCATCAGCTTTCATCATGAAGCGCAAACGCATACGTCCGGTATTGTCGGTGCTGCTGGCCGCGCTGCTCGCCGGCTGTGCCGCCGATGACCCCAACCGGCGGGCCAAGACCGGGGCCGCCGTGGGCGCGGTGGTCGGCGCCGTGGTCGGCCACCAGCTCGATCGTGACAGCGGCCGCTTCGTCGGTGCTGCCGTGGGGGCCCTGGCCGGCGGCATGGTCGGCAACTACATGGACCAGCAGCAGCGCGAGTTCGAGGCACAGCTGGAGGCGGAGCGGCGTCAGCACCAGATCGAGGTGCAGCGTCTCAAGGACCAGAGCCTGAAGATCGACATCGCCAGCGAGGTGTCCTTCGACTTCGACAGCGCCCGCCTCAAGTCGGCCTTTCTGCCCACCCTGGACAAGGTCGCCGAGATCCTCAAGCGCTATGACCAGACCCTGGTGCACGTCATCGGCCACACCGACAGCATCGGTTCCGAGGCCTACAACCAGCGTCTTTCCGAGCGGCGCGCGCAGAGCGTGGTCGACTATCTGGTCAGCCGTGGCGTGCCGCGCCAGCGGCTGCATGCCGAGGGACGCGGCGAACGTGAGCCGCGGGCCAGCAACGCCACCGCGGCTGGTCGCCAGCTGAACCGTCGTGTCGAGCTGATCGTCAAGCCGGTGGTGGAGGGACGGGAGGAGGAGGCCTACCGGGCGCCGGCCCCGGCCGGACGCTAG
- the rnr gene encoding ribonuclease R, which yields MARKRKKKSADWQQADPNAEREAQKYGRPIPSREFIMELLEKQGVPLQQEQIAELLGLDREEDLEALRRRLSAMVRDGQLVRNRRDGYGLVDKLDLVRGRVIAHPDGFGFLVPDEGGDDLFLSAREMRGLFHGDRVVARIIGKDRRGRSQGAVVEVLERNTHRVVGRFYTENGVSFVVPDSKRMPLEISIPPGEEGGAQHGQIVSVDILEQPTRRSPPIGRVIEVLGDHMAPGMEIDVAIRAHELPLAWPLAVEEEIAGLGDKVPPAAKRGRVDLRELPLVTIDGADSRDFDDAVYCERKPKGWRLLVAIADVSHYVRPGTALDVEAEARGNSVYFPERVIPMLPEVLSNGLCSLNPHVDRLCMVCEMYITQEGRILRSRFMEGVMRSHARLTYDEVAAMVVDRNPEVRSRYQALVPHLEELHRLYKVLRKGREARGAIDFDRTETRIEFGKARKIERIVPVERNDAHKLIEECMIAANVATARFLERHRLPTLYRVHEGPQAEKLADLREFLGELGLSLPGGDKPEARHFAQLLKQVEGRPDAHLIQTVMLRTLSQARYTPENEGHFGLALPQYLHFTSPIRRYPDLLVHRGIRHLLRNQQRKRKLAFPYGCSEMQSLGEHCSMTERRADEATRDAIDWLKCEYMLDKVGEEFDGVISSVTSFGLFVELADIYVEGLVHVTSLKNDYYHFNPAGHRLMGERTHVVYRLGDPIRVKVVRVDLDERKIDFELAGEGAAMPAAEPRRGGRKRGRRKKGRRAAAETQPAAEPVAEAPAAAAEPAKGEGEGKSRKSRSSRRRRSRRKKS from the coding sequence ATGGCGAGAAAACGCAAAAAGAAATCAGCGGATTGGCAGCAGGCCGATCCGAATGCCGAGCGCGAGGCGCAGAAGTACGGCCGCCCCATCCCCAGCCGTGAATTCATCATGGAGCTGTTGGAGAAGCAGGGTGTGCCGCTGCAGCAGGAACAGATCGCCGAGCTGCTCGGGCTGGACCGCGAGGAGGACCTGGAGGCCCTGCGCCGGCGGCTGAGCGCCATGGTCCGGGACGGTCAACTGGTGCGCAACCGGCGTGATGGCTACGGCCTGGTCGACAAGCTGGATCTGGTGCGCGGCCGGGTCATCGCTCACCCGGACGGCTTCGGTTTCCTGGTCCCGGACGAGGGCGGTGACGACCTGTTCCTGTCCGCGCGCGAGATGCGAGGCCTGTTCCATGGCGACCGGGTGGTGGCGCGGATCATCGGCAAGGACCGCCGCGGCCGCAGCCAGGGCGCGGTGGTCGAGGTGCTGGAGCGCAACACCCACCGGGTGGTTGGCCGCTTCTATACCGAGAACGGGGTCAGCTTCGTGGTCCCGGACAGCAAGCGCATGCCGCTGGAGATCAGCATACCGCCGGGCGAGGAGGGCGGTGCCCAGCACGGCCAGATCGTCAGCGTCGACATCCTCGAACAACCGACCCGCCGCTCGCCGCCGATCGGCCGGGTGATCGAAGTGCTGGGTGACCACATGGCCCCGGGCATGGAGATCGACGTCGCCATCCGTGCCCACGAGCTGCCGCTGGCCTGGCCGCTGGCCGTCGAGGAGGAGATCGCCGGGCTCGGCGACAAGGTGCCGCCGGCCGCCAAGCGGGGCCGTGTCGATCTGCGCGAGCTGCCGCTGGTGACCATCGACGGCGCCGACTCACGCGATTTCGATGATGCCGTGTACTGTGAACGCAAGCCCAAGGGCTGGCGGCTGCTGGTGGCCATCGCCGATGTCTCACACTATGTGCGACCCGGCACGGCACTGGACGTCGAGGCCGAGGCGCGTGGCAACTCGGTGTATTTCCCCGAGCGGGTGATTCCCATGCTGCCGGAGGTCCTCTCCAATGGCCTCTGTTCCCTCAACCCTCATGTAGACCGGCTGTGCATGGTGTGCGAGATGTACATCACCCAGGAAGGGCGGATCCTGCGTTCCAGGTTCATGGAGGGGGTGATGCGCTCCCATGCCCGGCTCACCTACGACGAGGTGGCGGCCATGGTGGTGGACAGGAACCCCGAGGTGCGCAGCCGCTATCAGGCGCTGGTGCCGCACCTGGAGGAACTGCACCGCCTGTACAAGGTGCTGCGCAAGGGCCGCGAGGCGCGCGGTGCCATCGACTTCGATCGTACCGAGACACGTATCGAGTTCGGCAAGGCGCGCAAGATCGAGCGCATCGTGCCGGTGGAGCGCAACGATGCCCACAAACTCATCGAGGAGTGCATGATCGCCGCCAACGTGGCCACGGCGCGGTTTCTGGAGCGCCATCGCCTCCCCACCCTGTACCGGGTCCACGAGGGGCCCCAGGCGGAGAAGCTCGCCGATCTGCGCGAATTCCTGGGCGAGCTGGGGCTCAGCCTGCCCGGCGGCGACAAGCCGGAGGCCCGGCATTTCGCCCAACTCCTGAAACAGGTCGAGGGGCGGCCCGATGCCCATCTGATCCAGACCGTCATGCTGCGCACCCTGTCGCAGGCGCGCTACACGCCCGAGAACGAGGGTCACTTCGGCCTGGCGCTGCCCCAGTATCTGCACTTCACTTCGCCGATCCGGCGCTATCCGGACCTGCTGGTGCACCGCGGGATCCGCCATCTGCTGCGCAACCAGCAGCGCAAGCGCAAGCTGGCCTTTCCCTACGGCTGCAGCGAGATGCAGAGTCTCGGCGAGCACTGCTCGATGACCGAGCGCCGTGCCGACGAGGCGACCCGCGACGCCATCGACTGGCTGAAGTGCGAGTACATGCTGGACAAGGTCGGCGAGGAGTTCGATGGCGTGATCAGCAGCGTGACCTCCTTCGGCCTGTTCGTCGAACTGGCGGACATCTATGTCGAGGGGCTGGTGCACGTCACCTCGCTGAAGAACGACTACTACCATTTCAATCCAGCCGGCCACCGGCTGATGGGCGAACGCACCCACGTCGTCTACCGCCTCGGCGATCCGATCCGGGTCAAGGTGGTGCGGGTCGATCTCGACGAGCGCAAGATCGATTTCGAGCTGGCCGGGGAGGGGGCGGCGATGCCTGCTGCCGAGCCGCGCCGCGGCGGACGCAAGCGGGGACGGCGCAAAAAGGGGCGCCGTGCGGCAGCCGAGACCCAGCCGGCGGCCGAGCCGGTGGCCGAGGCCCCGGCAGCCGCTGCCGAGCCGGCCAAGGGCGAAGGCGAGGGCAAGAGCCGCAAGTCCCGTTCCTCGCGTCGCCGTCGCTCGCGGCGCAAGAAGTCATGA
- the nhaA gene encoding Na+/H+ antiporter NhaA: protein MSGQGKTAQRDAERGVFNAPWERSFDRILTPFEEFIHRQSTSGLLLMATAVLALVLANSALAGFYQHLVHTPIAVSIGDWRLEKSLQHWVNDGLMALFFFMVGLELKREILVGELAVPRQAALPIVAAIGGMVLPALIYFAINPEGDAGRGWGIPMATDIAFAIGALVLLAHRVPKALITFLVALAIVDDLGAVAVIALFYTDQLVWGALLAGALILAVLVAFNLVGIRHPLPYFLLGVLLWFALLKSGVHATLAGVLTAFTIPARPKYDPVRFSAHVRELMARFDASHQPGKSIMTNDALRAVVQTLENGVHKVEAPLQRLEHGMHLPVAFLVIPVFAFINAGIPMRLSELGTTLTHPVTLGVVLGLLLGKFLGIAGASWLALRLGIGQLPAQTRFVQIAGVALLAGIGFTMAIFIAELGFAGQPEYLLMAKTGVLLASLLAGIGGYLWLWWASDR from the coding sequence ATGAGCGGGCAAGGCAAGACAGCGCAGCGGGATGCGGAAAGGGGGGTCTTCAATGCCCCCTGGGAGAGGTCCTTCGACAGGATACTCACCCCCTTCGAGGAGTTCATTCATCGCCAGAGCACCAGTGGCCTGTTGCTGATGGCGACGGCGGTGCTGGCCCTGGTGTTGGCCAACAGCGCCCTGGCCGGTTTCTATCAGCATCTGGTGCATACCCCCATCGCCGTCAGCATCGGTGACTGGCGCCTGGAAAAGAGTCTCCAGCACTGGGTCAACGACGGCCTGATGGCACTGTTCTTCTTCATGGTAGGGCTGGAACTCAAGCGTGAGATACTGGTCGGCGAGCTGGCCGTGCCGCGCCAGGCGGCGTTGCCCATCGTCGCCGCGATCGGCGGCATGGTGCTGCCGGCGCTGATCTATTTCGCCATCAACCCGGAGGGCGATGCCGGGCGCGGCTGGGGCATCCCCATGGCCACCGATATCGCCTTTGCCATCGGCGCGCTGGTGTTGCTGGCGCATCGGGTGCCCAAGGCGTTGATCACCTTCCTGGTGGCGCTGGCGATCGTCGACGATCTGGGTGCCGTGGCGGTGATCGCCCTGTTCTATACCGATCAGCTGGTGTGGGGGGCACTGCTGGCGGGCGCGCTGATCCTCGCCGTGCTGGTGGCCTTCAATCTGGTTGGGATTCGCCACCCCCTGCCCTATTTCCTCCTCGGTGTGCTGCTCTGGTTCGCCCTGCTCAAGTCGGGGGTCCATGCCACCCTGGCGGGGGTGCTGACCGCCTTTACCATCCCGGCCCGACCCAAGTACGACCCGGTCCGCTTCAGCGCCCATGTCCGCGAGCTGATGGCCCGTTTCGATGCCAGCCATCAGCCCGGCAAGAGCATCATGACCAATGACGCCCTGCGTGCGGTGGTGCAGACCCTGGAGAACGGCGTACACAAGGTGGAGGCCCCGCTGCAGCGGCTGGAGCACGGCATGCACCTGCCGGTGGCTTTTCTGGTGATCCCGGTGTTCGCCTTCATCAATGCCGGCATTCCGATGCGTCTGTCGGAGCTGGGCACAACCCTGACCCACCCGGTCACCCTGGGTGTGGTGCTGGGCCTGTTGCTGGGCAAGTTCCTGGGCATCGCCGGGGCGAGCTGGCTGGCGCTGCGGCTGGGTATTGGTCAGCTGCCGGCGCAGACCCGCTTCGTGCAGATCGCCGGTGTCGCCCTGCTGGCCGGGATCGGATTCACCATGGCGATTTTCATCGCCGAACTGGGTTTTGCCGGCCAGCCGGAATACCTGCTGATGGCCAAGACCGGTGTCTTGCTGGCCTCGCTGCTGGCCGGGATCGGTGGCTATCTCTGGCTGTGGTGGGCAAGTGACCGCTGA
- the nhaR gene encoding transcriptional activator NhaR: protein MINYKHLHYFWVVAKAGGIMRASERLNLTPQTISGQLGQLEEQLGEVLFVKVGRNLELTEVGRLVLSYADEIFSLGNELEEMVRTLPDGRPLVFKVGVADVVPKSIAYRLLAPALQLAEPVRIVCRENALDVLLADLAVHRIDLVIADGPIPAGVKVRGFSHSLGDCGISFLATPALAGTLGKDFPANLDGAPLLVPGEMTLVRDRLLQWFDRLRIQPRIVGEFDDSALMKAFGRGGAGVFIAPTPIAAEVEAQYGVVAIGGTEEVRDHFYAISVERRISHPAVAAITETARDWLVPSGTGRRRKQRSRRSA from the coding sequence ATGATCAACTACAAGCATCTGCACTATTTCTGGGTGGTGGCCAAGGCCGGCGGCATCATGCGTGCCAGCGAGCGGCTCAATCTCACCCCGCAGACCATCAGCGGGCAGCTCGGCCAGCTGGAGGAACAGCTGGGGGAGGTCCTGTTCGTCAAGGTGGGACGCAATCTGGAATTGACCGAGGTCGGACGTCTGGTGCTGAGCTATGCGGACGAGATATTCTCGCTCGGCAACGAGCTGGAGGAGATGGTGCGTACCCTACCCGACGGCAGGCCGCTGGTGTTCAAGGTCGGCGTCGCCGACGTGGTCCCCAAGTCCATCGCCTATCGACTGTTGGCGCCGGCGCTGCAGCTTGCAGAACCTGTGCGCATCGTCTGCCGGGAGAACGCCCTCGATGTGCTGCTGGCCGACCTGGCCGTGCATCGCATCGATCTGGTGATCGCCGACGGACCGATTCCGGCCGGTGTCAAGGTGCGCGGCTTCAGTCATTCGCTCGGCGATTGCGGCATCAGCTTCTTGGCGACGCCGGCGCTGGCAGGCACGCTGGGCAAGGATTTTCCGGCCAACCTCGATGGCGCGCCGCTGCTGGTGCCGGGCGAGATGACTCTGGTGCGCGACCGCTTGCTGCAGTGGTTCGACAGGCTGCGCATCCAGCCGCGTATCGTCGGTGAGTTCGACGATTCAGCCCTGATGAAGGCCTTCGGCAGGGGCGGGGCCGGGGTCTTCATCGCCCCCACGCCCATTGCCGCCGAAGTGGAGGCGCAGTACGGGGTGGTGGCGATCGGTGGCACGGAGGAGGTGCGTGACCACTTTTATGCCATTTCCGTGGAACGCAGGATATCGCATCCTGCAGTGGCGGCGATCACCGAGACGGCACGCGACTGGCTGGTGCCGAGCGGCACTGGCCGGCGCAGGAAACAGAGAAGCAGGAGGAGCGCATGA
- a CDS encoding HPF/RaiA family ribosome-associated protein produces MQIDIQTRHFSLTDALRGHVQRRLAFALSARTDHIQRVVVRLFDVNGPRGGTDKCCHVQVVLSHLPDVIIKDTEADLYTAIDRATDRAGRAVGRRLGRQRIRGRSGGMPAASPDIAPRRPA; encoded by the coding sequence ATGCAGATCGACATCCAGACCCGTCACTTTTCCCTGACCGATGCCCTGCGTGGGCACGTCCAGCGACGACTGGCCTTTGCCCTCAGCGCCAGGACCGATCACATCCAACGCGTCGTGGTCCGGCTGTTCGACGTCAACGGACCGCGCGGCGGCACGGACAAGTGCTGCCATGTCCAGGTGGTGCTCAGCCATCTGCCCGACGTGATCATCAAGGACACCGAAGCGGACCTGTACACGGCCATCGACCGGGCCACGGACCGCGCCGGGCGGGCGGTGGGACGGCGCCTCGGCCGGCAGCGCATCAGGGGCCGCAGCGGCGGCATGCCGGCCGCTAGCCCGGATATTGCACCAAGGCGGCCCGCATGA
- a CDS encoding Bax inhibitor-1/YccA family protein — MNKPFADTLEYGRAPALASNRVIRNTYLLLSMTLLFSALTAGVSMALNLPHPGLLLTLGGYFGLLFATARFRDSGLGLVFVFALTGFMGYTLGPVLNAYLGLPNGGQLVMTAMAATGLLFLGLSAYALGSRKDFSFMGSFLVAGILVGFLAGLGAVFLEMPGLSLAVSAMFVLLMAGLILYETSKLIHGGETNYIMATVTLYVSIFNLFTSLLHLLGFMNGEE, encoded by the coding sequence ATGAACAAGCCTTTTGCAGATACCCTGGAATACGGGCGGGCGCCAGCGCTGGCCAGCAACAGGGTGATACGCAACACCTATCTGCTGCTTTCCATGACCCTGCTGTTCAGCGCCCTGACGGCCGGCGTCTCCATGGCGTTGAACCTGCCCCACCCCGGCCTGCTGCTGACCCTGGGTGGCTACTTCGGCCTGCTGTTCGCCACCGCCCGGTTCCGCGACAGCGGCCTCGGTTTGGTCTTCGTCTTCGCCCTGACCGGTTTCATGGGCTACACCCTGGGCCCGGTCCTCAACGCCTACCTGGGGCTGCCGAACGGCGGCCAGTTGGTGATGACCGCCATGGCCGCCACCGGCCTCCTGTTTCTCGGTCTCTCGGCCTACGCCCTCGGCTCACGCAAGGACTTCAGCTTCATGGGCAGCTTTCTCGTGGCAGGCATCCTGGTCGGCTTCCTGGCTGGCCTCGGCGCGGTGTTCCTGGAGATGCCCGGTCTGTCGCTGGCCGTCTCCGCCATGTTCGTACTGCTCATGGCCGGGCTGATCCTCTACGAGACCAGCAAGCTCATCCACGGCGGGGAGACCAACTACATCATGGCCACGGTGACCCTCTACGTCTCCATCTTCAACCTGTTCACCAGCCTGCTGCACCTGCTGGGCTTCATGAACGGGGAAGAATAG
- a CDS encoding class II fructose-bisphosphate aldolase: MALVDLRDMLHHARHHGYAVGAFDLLGLEFLEGTIGAAERCRSPVVLSLAEPQFDQLDPELLMPAVEAAARRAAVPVAIQLNHGSSLGSAIRAINLGCNGVMLDASQASLTDNLRRTYEVVEMAHACGVPVEGALGRLPNARGRSAQLLPTEVDEARSYVEQTGVDFLAVSIGTVHGALKGKPELDLARLRRLGETLDIPLVVHGGSNLDEAQIRQLAAGGVAKIDYCTALLDAADSCLAQQGSGDYRLVQQAAREVIAQAVEQRLQAAGSGGRAAELLERCTPWNPVEHLIIYNVSGIGEQEVAAMMAEGRRVLSTIPGVRQVITGEAVRSDAKYRYTWLVRFCHSRVIDSYREHPAHVTFADTRFRPVAGERISIDYQVIDRPGKPA, translated from the coding sequence ATGGCACTCGTCGACCTGCGCGACATGCTCCATCACGCCCGACACCACGGCTATGCGGTGGGCGCCTTCGATCTCCTCGGCCTGGAGTTCCTGGAGGGCACCATTGGCGCTGCCGAGCGTTGCCGCTCGCCGGTGGTCCTCAGCCTGGCCGAGCCGCAATTCGACCAGCTCGACCCCGAGCTGCTGATGCCGGCAGTCGAGGCCGCGGCCCGCCGGGCAGCCGTGCCAGTGGCCATTCAGCTGAACCACGGCAGCAGTCTCGGCAGCGCCATACGCGCCATCAATCTGGGCTGCAATGGCGTGATGCTGGATGCCTCGCAGGCCAGCCTGACCGACAACCTGCGCCGTACTTACGAGGTGGTGGAGATGGCCCATGCCTGTGGCGTGCCCGTGGAGGGGGCGCTGGGCCGGCTGCCGAATGCCCGCGGCCGGTCCGCGCAGTTACTGCCCACCGAGGTGGACGAGGCGAGAAGCTACGTGGAACAGACCGGCGTCGACTTCCTGGCCGTTTCCATCGGCACTGTCCACGGCGCGCTGAAGGGCAAACCCGAGCTGGACCTGGCACGCCTGCGCCGGCTCGGGGAGACCCTCGACATCCCGCTGGTGGTACATGGCGGCTCGAACCTGGACGAGGCGCAGATCCGTCAACTGGCCGCTGGCGGGGTGGCGAAGATCGACTACTGCACGGCGCTGCTCGATGCTGCCGACTCCTGCCTGGCGCAGCAAGGCAGCGGCGACTACCGGCTTGTGCAGCAGGCAGCCAGGGAGGTCATCGCCCAGGCCGTCGAGCAGCGTCTGCAGGCGGCGGGCAGTGGCGGCCGGGCCGCAGAGCTGCTGGAGCGGTGCACGCCCTGGAACCCGGTGGAACACCTGATCATCTACAACGTCAGCGGCATCGGCGAGCAGGAGGTGGCGGCCATGATGGCCGAGGGACGCCGGGTGCTCAGCACCATCCCCGGCGTGCGCCAGGTGATCACCGGCGAGGCGGTCCGCAGTGACGCGAAATACCGCTACACCTGGCTGGTGCGCTTCTGTCACTCCAGGGTCATCGACAGCTACCGCGAGCACCCGGCCCACGTGACCTTCGCCGATACGCGCTTCCGGCCTGTTGCCGGCGAACGGATCAGTATCGACTACCAGGTGATCGACCGTCCAGGCAAACCCGCCTGA